From the genome of Triticum aestivum cultivar Chinese Spring chromosome 3B, IWGSC CS RefSeq v2.1, whole genome shotgun sequence, one region includes:
- the LOC123071682 gene encoding transcription factor bHLH128 yields MNRPTSAHHRGMPPPPQLARYGSAPGSFLAALADSVSRGGGGGGGEVLSHSQSQQQHQQHQPVAAVVSRFFSGESSGLTSCESSCWTADAPPPLQRAYGGSGEIHVPLPQQQQPGLLRHSSSPAGLLSRLMADPHGNGGMGGTRGGGGMGSGYAHSHSQGGNADAMAAQQRRLSSQWSFSRQQDMMPHIAEMGMAMPTPMPPAADVGESIATGHGGGSSDLSRSFSMSSWDDTNSNIIFSAPGGGKKAKLMADGDDGMVTSFSNIDSQFGSSMDMPGMDDYLQLQQDSVACRVRAKRGCATHPRSIAERERRTRISKRLRRLQDLVPNMDKQTNTSDMLDIAVDYIKVLQDQIEKLKQDQGNCSCSADQKC; encoded by the exons ATGAACCGCCCGACGTCCGCGCACCACAGgggcatgccgccgccgccgcagctggcGCGGTACGGCTCCGCGCCGGGCTCGTTCCTCGCCGCGCTCGCCGACTCCGTCTCGCGCggcgggggcggaggcggaggcgaggtGCTCTCCCACTCCCAGTCCCAGCAGCAGCATCAGCAGCACCAGCCGGTGGCGGCGGTCGTGAGCCGGTTCTTCTCGGGGGAGTCGTCCGGGCTGACCTCCTGCGAGTCCAGCTGCTGGACGGCGGAcgccccgccgccgctccagcgggcctacggcggctccggcgagatccacgtgcccctcccgcagcagcagcagccggggCTCCTCCGCCACAGCAGCTCCCCCGCCGGGCTGCTCTCCCGCCTCATGGCCGACCCGCACG GCAATGGCGGCATGGGCGGcacgagaggaggaggagggatgggGAGCGGCTACGCGCACTCGCACTCGCAGGGAGGCAACGCCGACGCGATGGCGGCGCAGCAGAGGAGGCTCAGCTCGCAGTGGAGCTTCTCGAGGCAGCAGGACATGATGCCGCACATCGCGGAGATGGGCATGGCCATGCCGACGCCGATGCCGCCCGCGGCCGACGTCGGCGAGAGCATCGCCACCGgccacggcggcggctccagcgacCTCTCCAGGAGCTTCTCAATGAGCTCCTGGGACGACACCAACTCCAACATCATCTTCTCCGCGCCCGGCGGTGGCAAGAAGGCCAAGCTGATGGCCGACGGCGACGACGGCATGGTCACCAGCTTCAGCAACATCGACTCCCAG TTTGGCTCGTCTATGGACATGCCCGGCATGGACGACTACCTGCAGCTGCAGCAGGACTCGGTCGCCTGCAGGGTCCGCGCCAAGCGCGGCTGCGCCACTCACCCGCGAAGCATCGCCGAGAGG GAAAGAAGAACAAGGATCAGCAAGAGGCTTAGGAGGCTGCAAGACCTCGTGCCCAACATGGACAAG CAAACAAATACTTCAGACATGCTGGATATTGCTGTAGACTACATCAAAGTGCTGCAGGACCAAATTGAG AAACTAAAACAGGACCAGGGAAACTGCTCCTGCTCAGCCGATCAGAAGTGCTGA